ACCTCATCCCATTGGTGATAATTCTTTCCAATCAAACTTCTCAAAAGGTTTCCTAAGCTCCAATTCACAACCTcggtttgcccatcagtttgtTGATGGTGAGAagaactaaattgaagtttagttcCAAGTTTCTCCCAAAGCGTTCGCCAAAAATGACTCATGAATTTCGAATCCCGATCAGAGGTTATGGCCTTTGGGATGCCATGAAGTCTCACAATCTCTTTGAAATAAAGATCAGCCATATGAGTGGAATCCATCGTTTTGATGCAAGGAATGAAGTGCGCCATTTTTGAAAACCGATCAACGACCACCATAATCGAATCTTTGTTCCTTTGAGTGCGAGGCAGCCCAACAACAAAGTCCATACTCACATTCTCCCATGGACATAATGGTACTGGCAAAGGAGTGTACAAACCCGTATTTTGTCCATGACTTTTAGCAATATGACACACTCTACACCTCTCCACATACTTCTTGACATTTTGATCCATACGTGGCCAATAGAAATTTTATTGTATGAGTGCAAGAGTCTTTTCTCTTCCAAATTGTCCTGCAAGACCTCCACTATGTGCTTCATCAACAATCGTTAGTCTTAATGAACAATCCGGAATACATAATAATGTACCTTTGAAGAGATAACCATCATCAATCAAGAAAAACTTGAATGGAGCTTTTAAAGATTCCTCCCAAATTCTGCCAAAGTATGAGTCATCCTTGTAGAGATCTTTTATTACCTCGAATCCAAGCACTTGCAATTGCAAAGTAGGCAACAAAGAATGTCGTCGACTAAGAGCATCCACCACTCGATTTAGCATGCCAGACTTGTGTTTGATTACAAAGTTGAATGCTTGCAGAAACTTGACCCATTTGCCATGTCGTGGGTTTAACTTTTGTTGTGAATTCAAGTGCTTCAAGCTTCATGATCCGAGAAGAGAACAAACTCGTTGTGTAGGAGATAATGTTGCCAATGATCCAACGTGCGAACAATGGCAAAGAACTCCTTGTCGTATGTTGAATAATTGCGTCGAGAATTCATCATCTCACTAAAGAAAGCGATGGGTCTGCCTTCTTGGCTAGAACTCCTCCGATCCCCACATTGGAAGCATCGCAATCCACTTCGAACACCTTTCCGAAATCTGGAAGTTGCAAAATTGGAGCCTCCATGACTTTTTTTTTTGAGAAGCTCAAAACTTTTTAATGCTTCCTCCGTCCACTTGAAGCTACCACCTTTCAAACATTCAGTTATGGGAGCGATGAGGGTGCTGAAATTTTTGATAAACTTGCGGTAAAATGAAGCCAAGCTATGAAAACTCCGAATATCATGAATCGTCTTAGGAATTGGCCAATTTAGAATAGCTTCAATCTTGTCCCGATCCATCTTGATGCCCTTGGAAGAAATATTGTAGCCCAAAAAGATGAGGCTGTTGGTGAAGAAGTGACATTTCTTCAAATTGGCATACAACTTCTGTTCTCTTAGCACTCCAAAAACTTGTCGAAGATACTTAAGTGCTCTTTTGGGCTGGAGCTGTACACAAGAATATCGTCAaaatagacaacaacaaacttCCCAATGAATTGTTTAAACATGTGATTCATGAGCCGCATAAAGATAGAGGGTGCGTTAGaaagtccaaatggcataaccAATCACTCGTAAAGACCATCTCTTGTCTTAAAAGCGGTTTTCCACTCATCTCCAAGCCGCATTCGAATCTGATGATAGCCACTCCGTAAGTCAATCTTAGAACCAATTTTGAAGCCATGAAGTTGATCAAGAAGATCATCAAGGCGAGGAATAGGAAAACGGTATTTGATCGTGATTTTATTTACCTCTCTACTATCAACACACATACGCCACGAACCATTTTTTTTTAGCACAAGAAGTGCTGGAATGACACAAGGACTTTTACTTTCTTGCACAAGACCTCTTGCCAACAAGTCTTCAACTTGTCGCTTCAACTCTTCATGTTCCTTAGGGTTCATTCTATAAGCAGCATTATTTGGGATCGATGCACCAGGGATTAGATCAATACAATGTTGAATGTTTCGCATGGGAGGAAGGCCCGGAGGAATTTCTTCAGGTACGACATCAGTAAATTCTTGCAAAAGAGGCTGCACTTGCAGCGAGATGATATtactctcctcattttcttccAAAACCACCAATGCAAATGCCGCGAAGGATTCATTCATTGCATCCTCAAGTTGCGTTTGAGAGAGCATATTATTTCCTTCTTCCTTAGATGGCTTAACAATGCCCTTCATTCTTGACGGCCCCAAAATTATTTTCTTGCCATCTTTTACGAAAGCATAGGTGTTTTTGAATCCATCATGTTGTGTTTtcctatcaaactgccaaggtctttCAAGAAGCAAATGACAAACATCCATAGGAATAACATCACACCAAACTTCGTCTTTGTACTTGTCTCCAATAGAAAATTGCACAAGGCATCGTTTATTTACCTTTACTTCATTACCTTTTCGAAGCAATGATAGCTTGTAAGGTCGAGGGTGATCTTTGGTTTTTAATTGCAGCTTCTCTACCATAGTTGTAGCCACAACATTTTCACAACTTCCTCTATCGACAATGATGTCACACACCTTGCCATTTGACGTGCATCGGGTGTGGAAGATATTATTACGAAGCCATGAATCATCTGGAACATAGGTGGTGTTGAGACTACGCCGTATCACCAAAGCTTCCCCATGATCTTCATAAGTGATATCTTCCTCCTTGTCACATTCATCATAAATGGGTGTTGTCTCCTCATTCTCCTCGTCATACTCTTCCTCAATGAAAGTAATGATTCTTCAATTTGGACAATCGGCAGCAAAATGTCCGAACCCTTTGCACTTGAAACAAGTTTTTTGATTAGTCAGACCACTGGATTTCACAAAACCAGCACCACCATCCTTACTTGCGGCAGATTTCTGTTTTATGTCTTTGGCTACCGGAGTGTTCTTGGAAGCAGAAGCACTTCCTCGATTAGAAGCACCACCACCCGACGAGAAACGTCCCCCAAAACGACTTgattcttttttttgtttttcaaccTTAAGAGCCAACTGGCATACATCATTATATGTTCAATATGGCTATAATTGGACCACATTCCCAATCTCATACCTCAATCCTCCAAGAAAACGAGCAATGATTTGTTCTTCTGGCTCCAAAACATCGCACCGCATCATGAGGTTTTCAAATTCAGCCACATAGTCTTCCACGGATAGATCCTTCTGCTTgaatttgtgatatttaagaAAAGTATCTTGACGATAATTatccagcaaaaatttcctcctTAACTCCTTCATTTTGTCCCACGTTCTGATTTTTTACTTGTCATCTCGCATACGTTGCTTCTTAAGGTGTTCCCACCAAATGGAtgcatatttttttaacttgataGCCACCAGCTTCACCTTGCTATCTTCTTGAACATCTTTGAACTCAAAGACTCTCTCAACGGAATTGAGCCAATCAATGAATTCATTGGGATTATTTCTTCCTTCAAAATCTGGAATATCAACTTTAAAATCAAAAGACTTGTTGCGGACATTGTCTCTTCGGAACTGTGGACCACGAGAAGCACGGTCACGTGAGTTATCATCATGAAATGGATTGAAATCCACATCATTATTTGTAGAACCACCATCTGAATCATGACCATCAACATCATATTCACGATGTTTGCCACGCGCAAGGCGTTGCTCGAGTTGTTGCACTTGTCTCCTTAAATCTTCTAACTCGATATCACGAAGGTTCCTTTGACGAGCTTGAGGATCCTCATCGTTTGGTCCCTTTCTTCTACGACCAGCCATTGCAgaccaaagctctgataccactttgacACCGAGTAATTAGAGAAGTAGGAGGAAACACAAGGAACTACTCAACACTCACCACTCTAAGAATCCACCAAAAGAGTTTAGAGCAAGATAAATAGAAGATAATAACTTCTAAACAAGCTTAAGAGCTCAAGATAATTCTTATTTTCCAAATTGTCCTCACAAACTTTCAAAAGAGGATAGACAATTCTTGGAACAACCCTCCAAGTGagtcaaaagaaataaataagcTTGCATGATCTCAATACCTAGAAAATAGGAACTTTGATACTAATAATTATAAAGATAGTTAAATACTAAGATTATGTAGATACCTAGATGCAATTTAATGAGACGGATAACCACAATTTCTAAGAAAGAGGTGATTCTTCGAGTTCCGTCACAGTTTGGCCCCACTTCACTAAATCAGCCATAACTCCTTCTAGACATAATATTTTTGAGATCTGTAAATTTTGTTAGAAACAAGACTTCTTAGGCTTCCCAACGGTATATGGCACGCATCGTAATTCATTCCCAATGAAAACAGCTTAGTGATTAAAGTTGGTCGACTTTTCCCGTGAAAGTTCCAGCGCCATATTCCCCCTTGACCATAATAATTCGCAAGTAGCAGCAAATGTGCTTATTTAGTTGTTTGTCTATCAATATTTGTGATTCTTCTGATATCTgctcaatttcaaaattcatttacaTAATAGATAACCTTGTGGATAACTTGTTATACCAatgattttttaatttatgtGGAGCTACATTATCTTACCAGGATAGACTACTAGTGATTCTAAAATATACAACTGAAGTACTGATGCACAAATTATATATAACAGATGCTCTTGTGTTCTATAATACATTTTTTTTCAGAATTATTAAGTTTCTAGAAATTCCCTCATCATAACAGTTGTCCCTAATGAACTTAGTATTAATGTTAAAGATGGAAATTTATCAATCATTATTGTGATTTTAGTTTCAGTAAATTATTTTACCTTATTTTTACAGGAATTTAACGTCTTTTTTGAGTTCTAGTTTTCCTCGAATTTCTGTTGCTTAGGTATTCTTTTCACTATTTTCTCCCTTGTTTTAGTTTAAGCATACTGTTGAATTTTACAGTTCTTTATAGTTGTCTCTATAAATGTAACACCAAGAAGATTACCCCCGTGCTCAACCTGATGACACTTCTAAGCATAAAAAATAGCAAACACGAAAATTGTAAACACTTATAGTGATCTCCCGTAGATTTGCAATCAGCGCCGGTAAGACTTGCTGATGGAAAAATGATCACAGAATCGAAAAGCTtttcatggttcacaaaccaaatccctcttgcGAGATTAGACAAACCAATCTTGAATATTCTTCATGCCTCTTTCAATCTTGTGCATATGGACGAACCTTGCACAGAGACCTTTCATATGGGACGAACCCATTCTCTTTGACTTTGCCCAAAAACTCACACATAGCAAGccccctcttcctttctctcttgtgTTCATCCCATTTTTTTTCCACCTTCACCAATTGCCTTGGACGCCTGTTAtatagaggaagatgactcttcatcttcctctggAAGGTGAAGGGGAAGAGGCACCCTTTCACCTTCTTAacaccaacatctcccactcgtccaagtcaatccataaaggtTATCTGGTCATATAGACCATATCaatcacatagactacaagatgaTCATGTCATAGAGCCAAAGTCAAACATTAattggtcacaaagaccaaataagtcacatagactatatgaAGGCTAGAGCAAAATACTAATTAGtgacaaagactaaataagaacattcaattcatactttagggaaaatggttcatgcgacagcaagcacactgagcattTATTGCTAAGCAAATTGTTACATCTTACATAGTTGCTCTCTGAGCGATCactgctaataaagttgttacactttacttagccgctCTTCCAAATGAATTAGAGGCATTCTCATAGTGGCACAAGCCTCTCTCCTGGCGGAACATATCCGTTATCCAGAAAGCATTCAATATCCAAGTGACACATAGTCATTATCTTAGAGATTTACATGTCTTActttttacccagattaaataatctttatttatatcaatatgaacatctctaatcccttacaatgaccattatgtcaagagcatgttctatattcaatattcacatttatttctatacataacagaaatgggtcgacccgtgaataacatcaaaagatgtaaatctatttaatcttcctttttagctagaatctattcatttcaattagtcgctttcctagttctgTTTCATAGACTGAATCATTTATAgtcataggatacatgctaagtagcagacactgattaaaacttcaagtaaacagctaaatagtcactaaggataaaatctgagattaacttataatctcataggtctcacatagtagagaaacatggatttattctcctactacccttcttgtcgccatagcacatgtagtatgaatcacatgctacgatgttattctctttactaaaaagagtgcatgttgttcttaaattttaacatcgtacagattttgatctagatatacctaatgtctaatcctgaattcaacatatgaattccaatctggtTTTCAATagatttagtaaatggtgggttcatttacttcgatcattacataaataatctcatcttgacacaattatcaaggtgacttttattagagtgtatactgaaagcctaagcttttgtagacatttattttgaataaagaatcacatttggtcaaattatctacatttatttgtagttgttcaattaatttatattgtagataacatagtatgtggtgtcacatacagaagataatgttatcattaccttataaattataaacagtagctcacgaccaagatggaaaagaacaaaccattggaaggtcgtagtgtaattaggtattagtttatcttaactatataattacactagtacacttagagtgtattgagtaggaccatcagaggtcatttcttttatactgactttataaagaaacaaagacctcagttattatgaaagtgtgtgctcttaatcctaatataataacaagcacatatatttgatatttatttctttaatttatcaatgggtgagatttagtttgataaatcaataagctcgataagttgggaaatgatatcacttatagtgtgtgttgttgattatagaatgaaactgtgtcttagtgatctaggttgataatgtccccaagaggagctcataaggattgtcatgttaaaccctgcaggtggacttagtccgacatgacgataaggttgagtggtactactcttggactaagatattaattaaatgagttgtcagtaactcacttaattagtgggtattcgacatcttaaacacagggagactaacacactcataataagaaggagcccaaaaatataatttgagattggtacggtagttcaataatagttctctagtggaatggattattattgataaaattaagttgtgtgttcggggcgaacacgtgatgcttaattttatcgggagaccaaaaccaattcctcttctcggtccctatcgtagtctcttatttatagagtactatacccacctatacccacctttatacccatgttataggggtcggctaagctagcttggggaccaagctagggtcggccaagccttggtccatgggtggccggccctagcttgaacccaagtctaggtggccgaccattaaaaatacaaaaagaattttaattttaaaattttttcttatgtggaatacatgatttaaaagagagtttaaaaattaaaatatttccttttataagattctacaaaagattaagagaagagttaaatctctttccttatttgtagattaaaaggttgattttaattttggtaaaaactttacttatttatcatccacatgttgaaaagttaaattttaaaattatagaaatttccttttatagcatcaatcatgtagggattattaaagagaaattttattttaaaatttcttcggaagcaaattaggaagctttaatttttctagcgaaaaatttccttgtttgcttatttgatgtggccggccatatacactaagaaaaggattttaattttaattaattaaaattttcctttttaatggcaatagaattaaggaagtttttattaaattttccttatttgccaaggctaaaggattataaaagaggaggtttgGGTGCCTttgtggtaacaacctctattctattttctccctcttttcttccttggtttggccggcctcttccctttctcttctctccatctttgtggccaaacctcttcatgctcttggagtcttatttggtggccggttcttagcttggagaagaaggagagaaagcttgcatcccttggagtttggttggtggaaaaagatcttcatcctttggaagtcttgcttggccgaaacttgaaggaagaagaagaaggtgctaggtggttctcgtcttggaagatcgttgcccacacaacgtatgaggttagaagaggaatacggcagaagatcaagaggtcattatctactaagaaaggtataactaatattgttttccgcatcatgtttgttttatctccatgtaaaaataccaaatacaagaggcatgcgattctagtttttcgaattagttttcgaaattatgttcttttatttttttcttttccttgtgatttgtttgttcttagaggttaacctagggttactatgggaaggttaaatatttaatttccttaaaagactttgtctagtcggtggtggttgctcccatatccaagaaggccatgtgcctcgccatgcagtattagaagccgattttggaaatagatatttaattgtcttcgtgacctaggtgatttggatcgaacgtgttaagttccgcaggagatccaaatctaaacctaaaagaacaaataaattaaacttaggatcaaacgtgttaagttccgcaggcgatcgaagtttaatttaaaagaacacatggtagctaggaaaaagttcagacctttgtacaaaatttttatacagtggaaccgttaggttttccgagtagcaaccaacaattggtatcatagctagggttttgcctctgtgtatttggtattagtttatttatgcacatatcatacataatttaggcaggataatagtaggatgtgctaactttgtggatgcaggatccaactattatggcttatagttattatgtgtgtgattggacccttggacatgtcaagggcattttattgtgtgtgcatgattgtattataaaatacagtaggagctgtatttagttttattaagattttatttttgatctagatacatgtacattccttcgaggaatataggatctaaaaatgtaaaattctatttatgtcgcgaatcgaatcttgcaaggcgtggaaccttttgaggaccagagacgcagcagaacaaggagcaagatggatgcgacaactagatccggtggcggtggccaaaaatggcagcagctagggatgacgacacacggaggacaacaatagataaaagccataatagttgaaaattagtttttctatttattgcttttatgttgtgctgtgtgtgcttgttagtatgcatgttaagtaggctaacatagtcaaaatttctcattttaaataactaagtgggagagggattttaaataaattccacggtctccattactggtttgtaagtgatgcaaacaaacttgcgcgttggctctgagtgtcttcctccatatcggatgagtttgtttgtagatcactagatcaaacttccattttggatggctataggaaattaattaagagagtgtgatcttccctatcggaaggggtacaatcttattaatggacttagtgtcaagtaatggtatacacttagacacgtctaatagtatctgttggagcaatcccaatggtccgtgcgaccatgtgttttagtgtttgggcaaaaggtttaagttaggttcacccttgtatttgatatgtgtatttgagttgtgcaggtttgcaggatacacatgtgactcaggttgatgacttcgagtccggtgaaggatggatcatctgagggaccgtggataagacagcgaggacaagggccaagggaagcgacttcgaggcatacgcgaaggatgacattggggacgagccgcgggcttgaatgcatccgagggacgagagccaaaggaagtaggcttgaaggcaagaggtcaaagctgcaaatgaagcgtcaaatgagtcataagggtgagggtacgagtacatgagagattgtactcagagtaaaatcctagttttagggttttactgtggCAGTACTGTAgtgctactgtagcagtcga
This region of Zingiber officinale cultivar Zhangliang chromosome 9A, Zo_v1.1, whole genome shotgun sequence genomic DNA includes:
- the LOC122019314 gene encoding uncharacterized protein LOC122019314 — protein: MAGRRRKGPNDEDPQARQRNLRDIELEDLRRQVQQLEQRLARGKHREYDVDGHDSDGGSTNNDVDFNPFHDDNSRDRASRGPQFRRDNVRNKSFDFKVDIPDFEGRNNPNEFIDWLNSVERVFEFKDVQEDSKKDLSVEDYVAEFENLMMRCDVLEPEEQIIARFLGGLRYEIGNVLALKVEKQKKESSRFGGRFSSGGGASNRGSASASKNTPVAKDIKQKSAASKDGGAGFVKSSEYDEENEETTPIYDECDKEEDITYEDHGEALVIRRSLNTTYVPDDSWLRNNIFHTRCTSNGKVCDIIVDRGSCENVVATTMVEKLQLKTKDHPRPYKLSLLRKGNEVKVNKRCLVQFSIGDKYKDEVWCDVIPMDVCHLLLERPWQFDRKTQHDGFKNTYAFVKDGKKIILGPSRMKGIVKPSKEEGNNMLSQTQLEDAMNESFAAFALVVLEENEESNIISLQVQPLLQEFTDVVPEEIPPGLPPMRNIQHCIDLIPGASIPNNAAYRMNPKEHEELKRQVEDLLARGLVQESKSPCVIPALLVLKKNGSWRMCVDSRELQPKRALKYLRQVFGVLREQKLYANLKKCHFFTNSLIFLGYNISSKGIKMDRDKIEAILNWPIPKTIHDIRSFHSLASFYRKFIKNFSTLIAPITECLKGGSFKWTEEALKSFELLKKKSHGGSNFATSRFRKGVRSGLRCFQCGDRRSSSQEGRPIAFFSEMMNSRRNYSTYDKEFFAIVRTLDHWQHYLLHNEFVLFSDHEA